The Vicia villosa cultivar HV-30 ecotype Madison, WI unplaced genomic scaffold, Vvil1.0 ctg.001953F_1_1, whole genome shotgun sequence genome window below encodes:
- the LOC131637242 gene encoding inorganic phosphate transporter 1-4-like, with protein sequence MAKDQMQVLNALDVAKTQMYHFTAIIIAGMGFFTDAYDLFCISLVTKLLGRIYYHVDGAAKPGTLPPNVSAAVNGVAFCGTLSGQLFFGWLGDKLGRKKVYGMTLMIMVICSIGCGLSFGNSPKLVMTTLCFFRFGLGFGIGGDYPLSATIMSEYSNKKTRGAFIAAVFAMQGFGILAGGIFAIIIAAIFKSKYDSPAYAVDPLGSTVPQADYVWRIIMMVGALPAALTYYWRMKMPETARYTALVAKNTAQAAADMSKVLQVEIQAEEPEKEQKEKFGLFSNEFLRRHGLHLLGTTTTWFLLDIAFYSQNLFQKDIFSAVGWIPPAQTMNALEEVYKIARAQTLIALCSTVPGYWFTVAFIDRIGRFAIQLMGFFFMTVFMFALAIPYDHWTHKENRIGFVVLYSLTFFFANFGPNATTFVVPAEIFPARFRSTCHGISSAAGKLGAIVGAFGFLYLAQNEDKSKADAGYPAGIGVKKSLFVLGAVNIAGFLFTFLVPEANGKSLEEMSGENEEEEVEANGELKQSRSNNDRTVPLV encoded by the coding sequence ATGGCAAAGGACCAAATGCAGGTGCTAAATGCACTCGATGTGGCTAAAACACAAATGTACCACTTCACCGCAATCATCATAGCTGGTATGGGCTTCTTCACGGATGCATACGATCTTTTCTGCATATCCCTTGTTACCAAGTTGCTCGGCCGTATATACTACCATGTTGACGGAGCAGCGAAGCCAGGAACATTGCCTCCGAATGTATCCGCCGCGGTAAATGGGGTTGCTTTCTGCGGTACACTTTCGGGCCAGCTTTTCTTTGGCTGGCTTGGTGATAAGTTAGGTAGGAAAAAAGTTTATGGCATGACACTCATGATTATGGTGATCTGTTCAATTGGTTGCGGCCTTTCTTTCGGAAACAGTCCAAAACTTGTCATGACAACTCTTTGCTTTTTCCGCTTCGGGCTTGGTTTCGGTATTGGTGGAGACTACCCGCTTTCGGCTACTATAATGTCAGAATATTCTAATAAGAAGACTCGTGGTGCTTTCATTGCTGCAGTCTTTGCCATGCAGGGTTTTGGAATTTTGGCCGGTGGTATATTTGCAATTATAATTGCAGCTATATTCAAGTCCAAATATGATTCACCGGCATACGCGGTTGATCCACTTGGTTCAACCGTTCCACAAGCAGACTACGTTTGGAGGATAATCATGATGGTAGGAGCACTCCCGGCTGCACTTACTTACTATTGGCGGATGAAGATGCCAGAAACTGCCCGTTACACCGCTTTAGTAGCTAAGAACACGGCGCAGGCAGCAGCAGATATGTCTAAGGTTCTACAGGTTGAGATTCAAGCTGAAGAACCAGAGAAAGAACAGAAGGAGAAATTCGGCTTGTTCTCAAACGAGTTTCTACGTCGCCATGGACTACATCTTCTTGGTACAACCACCACTTGGTTCTTGCTTGATATAGCATTTTATAGCCAAAATCTATTCCAAAAGGATATTTTCAGTGCAGTTGGTTGGATACCTCCTGCACAAACCATGAATGCACTCGAGGAGGTTTACAAAATCGCAAGAGCTCAAACACTTATAGCTCTTTGCAGTACGGTTCCAGGCTACTGGTTTACAGTTGCTTTCATCGACAGGATAGGAAGATTTGCAATTCAATTGATGGGATTTTTCTTTATGACTGTGTTCATGTTCGCGCTCGCCATTCCTTACGATCACTGGACTCATAAGGAAAATCGCATTGGATTTGTGGTATTGTATTCGTTGACCTTCTTCTTTGCGAATTTCGGTCCCAATGCTACCACATTTGTTGTGCCTGCGGAGATTTTTCCTGCTAGATTCCGTTCTACTTGCCATGGAATATCATCCGCGGCAGGGAAGCTCGGAGCTATAGTTGGTGCATTTGGTTTCTTATACTTAGCACAAAACGAGGACAAGAGTAAAGCGGATGCAGGCTATCCTGCAGGTATTGGTGTTAAGAAATCACTGTTTGTGTTGGGTGCGGTTAACATTGCGGGATTCTTGTTTACTTTCTTGGTGCCTGAGGCAAATGGAAAATCTTTGGAGGAGATGTCAGGTGAGAATGAAGAAGAGGAAGTTGAAGCCAATGGAGAGTTGAAGCAATCTCGTTCTAATAACGACAGAACAGTTCCACTCGTCTAG
- the LOC131637231 gene encoding pentatricopeptide repeat-containing protein At1g19720-like yields MEKIHIFTPPSTFPSYNATQFDYFVSTRVHANSKNVTKTSNPKSMDAHLNKLCINGSLSEAVTLLDSIAEQGSKVRPITYMNLLQSCIDKDSILMGNELHARIGLVEKVNPFVETKLVSMYAKCGRLDKARQVFDEMRVRNLFTWSAMIGACSRNKRWAETVELFHEMMEDGVLPDEFLLPKVLQACGKCRDLETGRLIHSLVIRLGMPYSDHVHNSIISVYAKCGEMDCAKRIFECMDERDSIAWNAMISGFCQNGEVEQAQKYFDAMQKEGIDPSLVTWNILIACYNQLGYCDLAIRLMRKMECFGIAPDVYTWTSMISGFTQKGTISHALDLLREMFLAGVEPNSITIASAASACASLKSLSMGLEIHSIAVKMNLVCNVLIGNSLIEMYSKCGNLEGAQHIFDMMLERDEYSWNSIIGAYFQAGFCGKAHELFTKMQESKSPPNVVTWNIMITGYMHCGAEDQALGIFKSIEKDGKVKRNVASWNSLITGFIQSGQKDKALQIFRNMQFCQIAPNSVTILSILPACDNLVANKKVKETHCFAVRRNLVSELHVSNSLINCYAKSGNLVYSRNIFYRLSRKDVVSWNSMLSGYVLHGCSKSALDLFYQMRKLGLQPNRGTFISILLAYGHAGMVDEGKSVFSCITREYLIRPGLEHYSAMVYLLGRSGKLAEALKFIQNMPVEPNSSVWDALLTACRIHKNFVMAVLAGKRLLELEPGNNTTRYLLSQTYSLCGKFELEEEKAVSKPVGQCWIERNNTVHTFVVGDQSNPSSDKLCSWLKRVAVNVKRQTHVFDSELCIEEEEKENTSGVHSEKLAIAFALIDFHSTPQILRIVKNLKMCRDCHDTAKYISLAYKCEIYLSDSKCLHHFKDGHCSCRDYW; encoded by the coding sequence ATGGAAAAGATTCATATTTTCACACCTCCTTCAACATTCCCCTCTTACAATGCCACCCAATTTGATTACTTTGTTTCAACAAGGGTCCATGCAAATTCCAAAAATGTGACCAAAACTTCAAACCCAAAATCAATGGATGCCCATTTGAACAAACTATGCATTAATGGCTCCCTGAGTGAAGCTGTGACACTTCTTGATTCCATAGCTGAACAAGGGTCTAAGGTTAGACCCATTACCTATATGAACCTGTTACAGTCATGCATTGACAAAGACAGTATTTTGATGGGTAATGAATTGCATGCTAGAATTGGGTTGGTGGAAAAAGTGAACCCTTTTGTGGAGACTAAGTTGGTGAGTATGTATGCTAAATGCGGGCGTTTAGATAAGGCTCGCcaagtgtttgatgaaatgcgtGTGAGGAATTTGTTTACTTGGTCTGCTATGATTGGTGCTTGTTCAAGAAACAAGAGATGGGCGGAGACTGTGGAGCTCTTTCATGAAATGATGGAGGATGGGGTTTTGCCGGATGAGTTTTTGCTTCCGAAGGTTTTGCAGGCGTGTGGGAAGTGTAGGGATTTGGAGACTGGGAGGTTGATTCATTCCTTGGTAATTCGGCTTGGAATGCCGTATTCCGATCATGTGCATAATTCAATTATTTCTGTGTATGCCAAGTGTGGGGAGATGGATTGCGCAAAGAGGATTTTTGAGTGTATGGATGAAAGGGATAGTATTGCGTGGAATGCGATGATATCTGGGTTTTGCCAGAATGGTGAGGTTGAACAAGCGCAAAAGTATTTTGATGCAATGCAAAAAGAAGGAATTGATCCTAGCTTGGTAACTTGGAACATTTTGATTGCGTGCTATAATCAGTTAGGGTATTGTGATCTTGCAATTCGTTTAatgagaaagatggaatgttttGGCATTGCTCCAGATGTATATACTTGGACTTCTATGATTTCTGGCTTTACTCAAAAGGGTACGATAAGTCATGCTTTAGATTTGTTGAGAGAAATGTTTTTAGCAGGTGTTGAGCCCAACAGCATTACAATTGCAAGTGCAGCATCAGCATGTGCATCCTTAAAATCGTTGAGTATGGGATTAGAAATACATTCTATTGCTGTTAAGATGAATTTGGTTTGCAATGTATTAATTGGTAATTCACTGATTGAAATGTATTCCAAGTGTGGCAATCTTGAAGGTGCTCAACACATTTTTGATATGATGTTAGAGAGAGATGAGTATTCTTGGAACTCAATTATTGGAGCATATTTCCAAGCTGGTTTCTGTGGCAAAGCTCATGAGTTATTTACGAAAATGCAGGAGTCTAAGTCACCGCCTAACGTTGTTACATGGAATATAATGATCACAGGATATATGCATTGTGGCGCTGAGGATCAGGCGTTGGGTATTTTTAAAAGCATTGAGAAAGATGGGAAAGTTAAGAGAAATGTAGCTTCATGGAATTCATTGATAACTGGTTTCATACAAAGTGGACAAAAGGACAAGGCATTGCAGATATTCCGGAACATGCAGTTTTGTCAGATAGCTCCCAACTCAGTCACAATACTAAGTATCCTTCCTGCTTGTGATAATTTAGTGGCCAACAAGAAAGTGAAAGAAACCCATTGTTTTGCTGTGCGTAGAAATTTAGTGTCTGAACTTCATGTATCAAATTCATTAATTAATTGTTATGCCAAGTCAGGAAATTTAGTGTACTCAAGAAACATTTTTTATAGGTTATCACGGAAAGATGTTGTCAGTTGGAATTCTATGCTTTCCGGTTATGTTTTACATGGTTGTTCAAAGTCCGCACTTGATCTTTTTTATCAAATGAGGAAGCTAGGACTTCAACCAAATAGAGGTACTTTTATAAGTATTCTCTTAGCTTACGGTCATGCTGGAATGGTGGATGAGGGGAAGAGTGTTTTCTCTTGCATCACTAGAGAATACTTGATAAGACCAGGTTTGGAACATTATTCTGCTATGGTCTATTTGCTCGGTCGTTCCGGTAAGCTTGCTGAAGCACTGAAGTTTATTCAAAACATGCCCGTCGAACCTAATTCCTCTGTATGGGATGCCTTGCTGACCGCCTGCAGAATTCATAAAAATTTCGTAATGGCAGTCCTTGCAGGAAAACGTCTGCTTGAGTTGGAACCTGGAAATAATACAACTCGATATTTACTTTCACAGACATATTCCTTATGTGGGAAGTTTGAGCTGGAGGAAGAAAAAGCTGTTAGTAAACCTGTTGGTCAATGCTGGATTGAAAGGAATAACACAGTTCATACTTTTGTAGTTGGTGATCAATCAAACCCGTCTTCGGATAAGCTATGTTCTTGGCTAAAACGGGTAGCTGTAAATGTCAAGAGACAGACACATGTTTTTGACAGTGAACTTTGCATTGAGGAAGAGGAGAAGGAAAATACTAGTGGTGTGCATAGTGAAAAACTTGCAATTGCTTTTGCTCTGATAGATTTTCACAGCACTCCTCAAATTTTACGGAtagtaaaaaatttgaaaatgtgTAGAGATTGTCACGACACAGCCAAATACATATCATTGGCATATAAGTGTGAAATATATTTAAGTGATTCAAAGTGCTTACATCATTTTAAAGATGGCCATTGTTCTTGTAGGGACTATTGGTAG